In Osmia lignaria lignaria isolate PbOS001 chromosome 5, iyOsmLign1, whole genome shotgun sequence, a single genomic region encodes these proteins:
- the LOC117604958 gene encoding uncharacterized protein LOC117604958 — translation MAFVERDLYLKPLLRLKQQEDILEKGLIAAIENIKLDSNLWREVVHEYKEITMKRQNLFNAMYKNMENISTEMESVKHIARHPEEIQNLGFEEILLHRASNPSIQKYENLQKNVTSSGSNKMETKKETQDYKDVHDFHALVALTGHTGNWSMEDHLFFLKMRKKCENVPALVAAIQKKYPDLSVESIVNHESWYKQYENLREKQRAAVTEWRKRKEREKMRNIEQLEKSMNLRESEDVSNEMDKRKRMIVSRKVKSCPVETKRTNESAGSNTAEKKELIRKWRMEKESKRSMDEEQLRMQAKLKREIEGNKRQKRREKIQEALEEYRRKKSFEGASKELNERWKEKYKFDATLIKEFRKQDEEYTKKRRDLIERSKKPSKSETIGIKKMELVDARTYSTFLESTKVWREKCKATSWTNHSDDTRYIKDIPRICIRWRNEESEDLNI, via the exons ATGGCTTTCGTTGAAAGAGATCTTTATTTAAAACCATTGCTCAGGCTGAAGCAACAGGAGGATATCTTGGAGAAAGGACTTATTGCTGCgattgaaaacattaaattagaTTCGAATTTATGGCGGGAGGTTGTTCACGAGTACAAAGAAATAACAATGAAAAG GCAGAATTTGTTTAACGctatgtataaaaatatggaaaatatcTCTACGGAAATGGAGTCTGTGAAGCACATCGCGAGACATCCGGAAGAAATACAAAACCTAG GATTTGAAGAAATCTTGCTGCATCGAGCCTCTAAT CCGAGTATTCAAAAATACGAGAATCTACAGAAGAACGTAACATCTTCGGGCTCGAACAAAATGGAGACTAAAAAAGAGACTCAAGATTACAAGGACGTTCATGATTTCCATGCACTGGTTGCACTAACCg GGCATACCGGAAACTGGAGCATGGAGGATCAtctattttttctaaaaatgcGAAAGAAATGCGAGAACGTTCCAGCTCTGGTAGCTGCTATCCAAAAGAAATATCCGGATTTGTCCGTGGAAAGTATAGTGAACCACGAATCATGGTACAAACAGTACGAAAATTTGCGGGAGAAGCAGAGGGCAGCGGTGACGGAATGGCGGAAGCGGAAGGAGCGAGAGAAAATGAGGAACATCGAGCAACTTGAGAAAAGTATGAATCTTCGCGAATCGGAGGATGTTTCGAACGAAAtggataaaagaaaaaggatgaTCGTTTCGAGAAAAGTGAAAAGCTGCCCGGTGGAGACGAAAAGAACAAACGAAAGCGCTGGTTCAAACACAGCCGAGAAGAAGGAGTTGATTAGAAAATGGAGGATGGAGAAGGAGAGCAAACGCTCGATGGACGAGGAACAATTAAGGATGCAGGCCAAACTAAAACGAGAAATAGAAGGGAATAAAAGACAGAAACGTCGAGAGAAGATCCAGGAAGCTTTGGAGGAGTATAGAAGGAAGAAATCTTTTGAAGGTGCATCGAAAGAGTTAAATGAACGCTGGAAAGAAAAGTACAAATTCGATGCAACGTTAATTAAAGAATTCAG GAAACAGGATGAAGAATAcacgaagaaaagaagagatctGATCGAGCGTTCAAAAAAACCTAGCAAAAGCGAGACAATTGGTATAAAGAAAATGGAACTTGTGGATGCAAGAACTTATTCCACATTTTTAGAAAGTACGAAAGTTTGGAGGGAAAAATGTAAGGCTACAAGCTGGACGAATCACTCGGATGATACTCGTTACATCAAAGATATCCCAAGGAT ATGTATCCGATGGAGGAACGAAGAGTCGGAGGATTTAAATATCTAA